A single region of the Streptomyces sp. NBC_00236 genome encodes:
- a CDS encoding glycerophosphodiester phosphodiesterase, whose translation MTSVRHPYLDHPAPLAFAHRGGAADGIENTAAAFRRAADAGYRYFETDVHASADGRLVAFHDPTLDRLTDSRGRIAELPWSEIRRARVAGQEPLPLFEELLEAFPEARWNVDIKAGPALVPLVDLIRRTDSWDRVCVGSFSEARVARAHRLAGPRLATSYGVRGVLGLRLRSYGIPAALRAGAVCAQVPESQGGVRVVDRRFVREAHARGLQVHVWTVNEPERMTALLDLGVDGIMTDHIETLRTVLSERGAWA comes from the coding sequence GTGACTTCCGTACGCCACCCCTATCTGGACCACCCCGCCCCTCTCGCTTTCGCCCACCGGGGCGGGGCGGCGGACGGGATCGAGAACACGGCGGCCGCGTTCCGCCGGGCCGCCGACGCCGGGTACCGGTACTTCGAGACCGATGTGCACGCCTCGGCGGACGGCCGGCTGGTCGCCTTCCACGACCCCACCCTGGACCGCCTCACCGATTCCCGGGGACGGATAGCGGAGCTGCCGTGGAGCGAGATACGGCGGGCCCGGGTGGCCGGGCAGGAGCCGCTGCCGCTGTTCGAGGAACTGCTGGAGGCGTTCCCCGAGGCCCGCTGGAACGTGGACATCAAGGCCGGGCCGGCCCTCGTGCCGCTCGTGGATCTGATCCGCCGGACGGACTCCTGGGACCGGGTGTGCGTCGGGTCCTTCTCCGAGGCCCGGGTGGCCAGGGCGCACCGGCTCGCGGGCCCGCGGCTCGCCACGTCCTACGGCGTGCGGGGCGTCCTGGGGCTGCGGCTGCGCTCGTACGGAATCCCGGCGGCCCTGCGCGCCGGTGCGGTCTGCGCACAGGTTCCGGAGAGCCAGGGCGGCGTCCGGGTCGTCGACCGGCGCTTCGTACGGGAGGCGCACGCGCGCGGACTCCAGGTGCACGTGTGGACGGTCAACGAACCGGAGCGGATGACCGCGCTCCTGGACCTCGGAGTGGATGGCATCATGACCGATCACATCGAGACGCTGCGTACGGTGCTGAGCGAGCGGGGGGCCTGGGCCTGA
- a CDS encoding Lrp/AsnC family transcriptional regulator: MEELDRQIVELLVKDGRMSYTDLGKATGLSTSAVHQRVRRLEQRGVIRGYAAVVDPEAVGLPLTAFISVKPFDPSAPDDIADRLAGVPELEACHSVAGDENYILKVRVATPLELEHLLTRIRSLAGVSTRTTVVLSTPYEARPPQI; this comes from the coding sequence ATGGAGGAGCTGGACCGTCAAATCGTGGAGTTGCTCGTCAAGGACGGGCGGATGAGCTACACCGACCTGGGCAAGGCCACCGGCCTTTCCACCTCGGCCGTTCATCAGCGCGTCCGCAGGCTGGAGCAGCGCGGGGTGATCCGGGGCTATGCCGCGGTCGTCGACCCCGAGGCCGTCGGGCTGCCCCTGACCGCGTTCATCTCGGTGAAGCCCTTCGACCCGAGTGCGCCGGACGACATCGCGGACCGGCTCGCCGGTGTCCCGGAACTGGAGGCCTGCCACAGCGTCGCGGGCGACGAGAACTACATCCTCAAGGTGCGGGTCGCCACCCCGCTGGAGCTGGAGCACCTGCTCACCCGGATCCGGTCGCTCGCCGGTGTCTCCACCCGCACCACCGTTGTCCTCTCCACGCCCTACGAGGCGCGCCCGCCGCAGATCTGA
- a CDS encoding MFS transporter, with protein sequence MSAETADTAEPADGTAGPDGPDERRRQQRGWYFYDFACSVYSTSVVTVFLGPYLTSVAKAAADTDGYVHPLGIPVRAGSLFAYTISASLVLAVILMPMAAAAADRTGRKKPLLAAAAYTGATATAAMFFLDGDRYLLGAFLLIVANASISVSMVLYNAYLPQIAEPDERDAVSSRGWAFGYTSGALVLVLNLVLYTGHDSFGLSESDAVRICLASAGVWWGAFTVIPLRRLRDRSTKGAGAEPVGSGWRQLRATLRDMRRHPLTLSFLLAYLVYNDGVQTVISQASVYGSEELGLSQTTLITAVLLVQVLAVAGALGMGRMARVYGAKHTILASLVVWTLILVAGYFLPAGSPVFFYALAAAIGLVLGGSQALSRSLYSHLVPRGKEAEYFSAYEMSDRGLSWLGPLVFGLAYQLTGSYRDAIMSLVVFFVVGSVLLARVPVRQAVAAAGNPVPERI encoded by the coding sequence ATGAGCGCCGAGACCGCGGACACCGCCGAGCCGGCGGACGGGACGGCCGGGCCGGACGGCCCCGACGAGCGGCGCCGCCAGCAGCGTGGCTGGTACTTCTACGACTTCGCCTGCTCCGTCTACTCGACGAGCGTCGTCACCGTCTTCCTCGGCCCGTATCTGACGTCCGTCGCCAAGGCCGCCGCCGACACCGACGGCTACGTCCATCCGCTGGGCATCCCGGTCCGCGCCGGATCACTGTTCGCCTACACGATCTCGGCCTCCCTCGTGCTCGCGGTGATCCTGATGCCGATGGCGGCCGCCGCGGCCGACCGTACGGGCCGCAAGAAGCCGCTGCTCGCAGCCGCGGCGTACACGGGCGCGACCGCGACGGCTGCGATGTTCTTCCTGGACGGCGACCGCTATCTGCTCGGCGCCTTCCTGCTCATCGTGGCGAACGCCTCGATCTCCGTGTCGATGGTGCTCTACAACGCCTATCTGCCACAGATCGCGGAGCCCGACGAACGGGACGCGGTCTCCTCACGCGGCTGGGCGTTCGGCTATACGTCCGGGGCACTGGTCCTCGTCCTCAACCTGGTCCTCTACACGGGGCACGACTCCTTCGGTCTCTCCGAGTCGGACGCCGTGCGGATCTGTCTGGCCTCGGCCGGTGTGTGGTGGGGTGCCTTCACCGTCATTCCGCTGCGCCGGCTCCGGGACCGGAGCACGAAGGGGGCCGGCGCCGAGCCGGTCGGATCCGGCTGGCGGCAGTTGCGGGCGACCCTGCGCGACATGCGCCGCCACCCGCTGACGCTCTCGTTCCTGCTGGCGTACCTCGTCTACAACGACGGTGTGCAGACCGTCATCTCCCAGGCGTCCGTGTACGGCTCCGAGGAACTGGGCCTGAGCCAGACGACGCTGATCACGGCCGTCCTGCTGGTCCAGGTGCTGGCGGTCGCCGGGGCGCTCGGCATGGGACGCATGGCCCGGGTGTACGGGGCGAAGCACACGATTCTCGCGTCTCTCGTGGTCTGGACGCTGATCCTCGTCGCCGGCTACTTCCTGCCCGCCGGTTCGCCGGTCTTCTTCTACGCGCTGGCCGCGGCGATCGGCCTGGTCCTCGGCGGCAGCCAGGCGCTCTCCCGGTCCCTCTACTCGCATCTGGTGCCGCGCGGCAAGGAGGCGGAGTACTTCTCCGCGTACGAGATGAGCGACCGCGGGCTGAGCTGGCTGGGGCCACTGGTGTTCGGGCTCGCGTACCAGCTGACCGGCAGTTATCGGGATGCGATCATGTCGTTGGTGGTCTTCTTCGTGGTCGGTTCCGTGCTGCTCGCGAGGGTGCCGGTACGGCAGGCCGTGGCGGCTGCCGGTAACCCTGTTCCCGAACGGATTTAG
- a CDS encoding RNA polymerase-binding protein RbpA yields MSERALRGTRLVVTSYETDRGIDLAPRQAVEYACQNGHRFEMPFSVEAEIPPEWECKACGAQALLVDGDGPEEKKGKPARTHWDMLMERRTREELEEVLAERLAVLRSGAMNIAVHPRDSRKSA; encoded by the coding sequence ATGAGTGAGCGAGCTCTCCGCGGCACGCGACTCGTGGTTACCAGCTACGAGACGGACCGCGGCATCGATCTGGCCCCGCGCCAGGCGGTGGAGTACGCATGCCAGAACGGACATCGATTTGAGATGCCGTTCTCGGTAGAGGCGGAAATTCCGCCGGAGTGGGAGTGCAAGGCGTGTGGCGCCCAGGCACTCCTGGTGGACGGGGATGGCCCCGAGGAGAAGAAGGGCAAGCCTGCGCGTACGCACTGGGACATGCTCATGGAGCGGCGCACACGCGAGGAGCTCGAAGAGGTGCTGGCCGAGAGGCTGGCGGTTCTGCGCTCCGGCGCCATGAATATCGCCGTGCATCCGCGGGACAGCAGGAAGTCTGCTTGA
- a CDS encoding SCO1417 family MocR-like transcription factor: MAQWTSAVGAAQLARQLHAQQPRPAGPGTRRPPAYRALADGIRLLVLEGRVPVAARLPAERELALALSVSRTTVAAAYEALRAEGFLESRRGAGSWTAVPAGNPLPARGLEPLPPEALGSMIDLGCASLPAPEPWLTRAVQGALEELAPYAHTHGDYPAGLPALRQMIADRYTASGIPTMPEQIMVTTGAMGAIDAICHLFAGRGERIAVESPSYANILQLMREAGARLVPVAMEEGLGGWDMNRWRQVLRDAAPRLAYVVADFHNPTGALADEARRRALVDAARSAGTVLVVDETMHELYLDDDVDMPRRVCAFDPAGSTVLTVGSASKAFWAGMRIGWVRAAPDVIRSLVAARAYADMGTPVLEQLAVNWLMRTGGWEEAVQIRRQQARDNRDALVAAVRRELPDWEFAVPRGGLTLWVRTGGLSGSRLAVAGERVGVRVPSGPRFGVDGAFEGYVRLPFTVGGPVADEAAQRLAAAAQLVGSGAGAGAEAPRTFVA, encoded by the coding sequence ATGGCGCAGTGGACTTCGGCCGTCGGCGCGGCACAGCTCGCCCGGCAGCTCCACGCCCAGCAGCCCCGGCCCGCAGGCCCCGGCACCCGCAGGCCGCCCGCCTACCGTGCACTGGCCGACGGCATCCGGCTGCTCGTCCTCGAGGGCCGGGTCCCGGTCGCCGCCCGCCTCCCCGCCGAGCGCGAACTCGCGCTGGCCCTCTCCGTCAGCCGTACGACGGTCGCCGCGGCCTACGAGGCACTGCGGGCCGAGGGCTTCCTGGAGTCCCGGCGCGGGGCCGGCAGCTGGACGGCGGTCCCCGCGGGCAACCCGCTGCCCGCCCGCGGACTGGAACCGCTGCCGCCCGAGGCGCTCGGATCGATGATCGACCTGGGCTGCGCCTCGCTGCCCGCCCCCGAGCCATGGCTCACCCGGGCCGTCCAGGGCGCCCTGGAGGAGCTGGCTCCCTACGCACACACCCACGGCGACTACCCGGCCGGTCTTCCCGCGCTGCGGCAGATGATCGCCGACCGGTACACCGCGAGCGGCATCCCGACGATGCCCGAACAGATCATGGTCACGACCGGGGCGATGGGCGCGATCGACGCGATCTGCCACCTCTTCGCCGGCCGCGGCGAACGGATCGCGGTGGAGTCCCCGAGCTACGCCAACATCCTCCAGCTGATGCGGGAGGCGGGTGCCCGCCTCGTGCCGGTGGCCATGGAGGAGGGGCTCGGCGGCTGGGACATGAACCGGTGGCGCCAGGTGCTGAGGGACGCGGCGCCCCGGCTCGCGTACGTCGTCGCGGACTTCCACAACCCCACCGGCGCCCTGGCCGACGAGGCCCGCCGGCGCGCGCTGGTGGACGCCGCGCGTTCGGCCGGCACGGTCCTGGTGGTCGACGAGACGATGCACGAGCTGTATCTGGACGACGACGTGGACATGCCGCGCCGGGTCTGCGCCTTCGACCCCGCCGGCAGCACCGTCCTCACCGTCGGATCGGCCAGCAAGGCCTTCTGGGCGGGCATGCGTATCGGCTGGGTCCGTGCGGCTCCCGACGTGATCCGCAGCCTGGTGGCCGCCCGCGCCTACGCCGACATGGGGACCCCGGTCCTCGAACAGCTCGCCGTCAACTGGCTGATGCGGACCGGCGGCTGGGAAGAGGCCGTGCAGATCCGCCGGCAGCAGGCGCGGGACAACCGTGACGCGCTGGTCGCGGCGGTGCGCCGGGAGCTGCCGGACTGGGAGTTCGCCGTGCCGCGTGGCGGGCTGACCCTCTGGGTGCGCACCGGCGGGCTCTCCGGATCGCGGCTCGCGGTGGCCGGGGAGCGGGTCGGGGTGCGGGTGCCGTCCGGGCCCCGGTTCGGGGTCGACGGGGCCTTCGAGGGCTATGTACGGCTGCCGTTCACGGTCGGCGGCCCGGTCGCGGACGAGGCGGCCCAGCGGCTCGCCGCCGCCGCCCAGCTGGTCGGTTCGGGGGCGGGCGCGGGGGCGGAGGCGCCCCGGACGTTCGTCGCCTGA
- a CDS encoding polyprenol monophosphomannose synthase: MNDGGQRRYGPLGRALVIIPTYNEAENIKPIVSRVRAAVPEADILVADDNSPDGTGKLADEIAATDDQVHVLHRKGKEGLGAAYLAGFRWGMDHDYGVLVEMDADGSHQPEELPRLLTALKGADLVLGSRWVPGGRVVNWPKSREMISRGGSTYSRLMLGLQTRDVTGGYRAFRTETLQGIGLDEVASQGYCFQVDLARRAIEAGFHVVEVPITFVDREVGDSKMSRDILVEALWRVTAWGVTTRTNRALGRKNP, translated from the coding sequence GTGAACGACGGCGGTCAGAGGCGATACGGCCCGCTCGGCAGAGCATTGGTGATCATTCCGACCTACAACGAGGCCGAGAACATCAAGCCGATCGTCAGCCGGGTGCGCGCCGCCGTGCCGGAGGCTGACATCCTGGTCGCCGACGACAACAGTCCGGACGGCACCGGCAAGCTCGCCGATGAGATCGCCGCGACCGACGACCAGGTCCACGTGCTGCACCGCAAGGGCAAGGAGGGGCTCGGCGCCGCCTACCTCGCCGGTTTCCGCTGGGGCATGGACCACGACTACGGCGTTCTCGTCGAGATGGACGCCGACGGCTCCCACCAGCCCGAGGAACTGCCGCGCCTGCTCACCGCGCTCAAGGGCGCGGACCTGGTACTCGGCTCCCGGTGGGTCCCCGGCGGCCGGGTCGTCAACTGGCCCAAGTCCCGCGAGATGATCTCCCGCGGTGGCAGCACGTACTCCCGGCTGATGCTCGGGCTGCAGACGCGCGACGTCACCGGCGGCTACCGGGCGTTCCGTACCGAGACGCTGCAGGGCATCGGACTGGACGAGGTCGCCTCGCAGGGCTACTGCTTCCAGGTCGACCTGGCCCGCCGCGCGATCGAGGCCGGCTTCCACGTCGTCGAGGTCCCGATCACCTTCGTGGACCGGGAGGTCGGTGACTCCAAGATGAGCCGCGACATCCTGGTCGAGGCGCTCTGGCGCGTGACCGCCTGGGGTGTCACCACGCGTACGAACCGGGCCCTCGGCCGCAAGAACCCCTGA
- the yczE gene encoding membrane protein YczE: MSITAVPRGAHLTRRLIQLYAGLALYGASSALLVVAGLGLEPWGVLHQGLAERTGISIGVVSIIIGAIVLLLWIPLRQRPGLGTVSNVFAVGLAMDGTLALVPEVHGLVAQAGVMVAGIVLNGVATGLYIAARFGPGPRDGLMTGLHQRTGRSIRLVRTAIEVAVVVTGFLLGGSLGAGTVLYALAIGPLAQFFLRFFTITDNGGTTVADRTSGQAILPQ, translated from the coding sequence TTGTCCATCACCGCCGTTCCGCGCGGGGCTCACCTCACCCGACGGCTGATCCAGCTCTACGCGGGCCTGGCGCTGTACGGGGCGAGCTCGGCCCTGCTGGTCGTCGCCGGACTCGGCCTGGAGCCCTGGGGCGTCCTGCACCAGGGACTCGCCGAGCGCACCGGGATCAGCATCGGAGTCGTCTCGATCATCATCGGGGCGATCGTGCTGCTCCTCTGGATCCCGCTCCGCCAGCGTCCCGGCCTGGGCACCGTCTCGAACGTCTTCGCCGTCGGTCTCGCGATGGACGGCACGCTCGCCCTCGTCCCCGAGGTGCACGGGCTCGTGGCGCAGGCCGGGGTGATGGTGGCGGGGATCGTCCTCAACGGTGTGGCGACAGGGCTCTACATCGCTGCCCGGTTCGGTCCCGGGCCGCGCGACGGGCTGATGACCGGGCTGCACCAGCGGACCGGCCGCTCGATCCGGCTCGTCCGTACGGCGATCGAGGTCGCGGTCGTGGTCACCGGGTTCCTGCTCGGCGGCTCCCTCGGCGCGGGCACGGTCCTGTACGCCCTGGCCATCGGCCCGCTCGCCCAGTTCTTCCTGCGCTTCTTCACGATCACGGACAACGGTGGCACCACGGTCGCCGACCGGACATCCGGGCAGGCCATACTGCCGCAGTGA
- a CDS encoding amidohydrolase: MTESTAPQSEHRTVLLRGGDVHSPADPFATAMVVERGHVAWVGSEGAADAFASGVDEVIDLDGALVTPAFTDAHVHTTSTGLALTGLDLSGAGTLGEALALVRSYVAAHPSDRVVLGHGWDATRWPEQRPPTRGELDEAAGGRAVYLPRIDVHSAVVTTALLDLVPQAASLAGYRPDAPLTGAAHHAVRAAAHGAVSSRQRADAQRAALAHAASLGIGTVHECGGPDISDEEDFTSLLKLAAGEPGPRVFGYWAEQVGDGKDARRIRELGAVGAAGDLFVDGSLGSHTACLHEPYADAPVTGAAHLDAAQIAAHVAACTEAGLQAGFHAIGDAAHTAVVDGIRAAAEKVGLGRVRAARHRIEHAEMLTPETVAAFAELGLTASVQPAFDAAWGGEEGMYARRLGAGRARTLNPYAALLRAGVPLAFGSDSPVTPLDPWGTVRAAAFHRTPEHRISVRAGFTAHTRGGWRAVGRDDAGTLVPGAPADYAVWRTEELVVQAPDDRVARWSTDPRSGTPGLPDLSPGGELPVCLRTVVFGQTVYVRPNE, from the coding sequence ATGACCGAGAGCACCGCCCCCCAGAGCGAACACCGCACCGTGCTGCTGCGCGGTGGAGACGTCCACAGCCCCGCCGACCCCTTCGCGACCGCCATGGTGGTCGAACGGGGCCATGTCGCCTGGGTGGGTTCCGAAGGAGCCGCCGACGCGTTCGCGAGCGGCGTCGACGAGGTGATCGACCTCGACGGGGCCCTGGTCACTCCCGCGTTCACCGACGCGCACGTCCACACCACATCGACCGGTCTGGCCCTCACCGGCCTCGACCTCTCCGGTGCGGGCACCCTCGGCGAGGCCCTTGCCCTCGTGCGGTCGTACGTGGCGGCGCACCCGTCCGACCGGGTCGTCCTGGGGCACGGCTGGGATGCCACGCGCTGGCCCGAGCAGCGCCCGCCCACGCGCGGCGAGCTGGACGAGGCGGCGGGCGGGCGGGCGGTCTATCTGCCCCGGATCGACGTGCATTCGGCGGTCGTCACGACCGCGCTGCTCGATCTCGTCCCCCAGGCCGCCTCCCTGGCCGGCTACCGGCCCGACGCGCCGCTGACGGGCGCCGCCCACCACGCGGTGCGCGCGGCCGCCCACGGCGCCGTCTCGTCGCGGCAGCGGGCCGACGCCCAGCGTGCCGCGCTGGCCCACGCGGCGTCCCTCGGCATCGGAACGGTCCACGAGTGCGGCGGCCCGGACATCTCCGACGAGGAGGACTTCACCTCGCTGCTGAAGCTGGCGGCCGGGGAACCGGGGCCGCGGGTCTTCGGCTACTGGGCCGAACAGGTCGGCGACGGGAAGGACGCCCGGCGCATCCGGGAGCTCGGGGCGGTGGGCGCCGCGGGGGACCTCTTCGTCGACGGGTCGCTCGGCTCCCACACCGCCTGCCTCCATGAGCCGTACGCCGACGCGCCGGTCACGGGCGCCGCCCATCTGGATGCCGCGCAGATCGCCGCCCATGTCGCCGCCTGCACCGAGGCCGGGCTCCAGGCAGGCTTCCACGCCATCGGCGACGCGGCGCACACCGCCGTCGTCGACGGCATCAGGGCGGCGGCCGAGAAGGTGGGCCTCGGTCGGGTCCGGGCCGCCAGGCACCGCATCGAGCACGCCGAGATGCTCACCCCCGAGACCGTCGCCGCTTTTGCCGAGCTGGGCCTCACCGCCTCGGTCCAGCCCGCCTTCGATGCCGCCTGGGGCGGCGAGGAGGGCATGTACGCCCGCAGGCTGGGTGCCGGGCGGGCGAGGACCCTCAACCCGTACGCGGCCCTCCTGCGGGCCGGTGTGCCCCTCGCGTTCGGCTCCGACAGCCCGGTGACCCCGCTGGACCCGTGGGGGACGGTGCGGGCGGCCGCGTTCCACCGGACGCCCGAGCACCGGATCTCGGTACGGGCCGGTTTCACCGCCCACACCCGGGGCGGCTGGCGGGCGGTCGGGCGGGACGACGCGGGCACCCTGGTGCCCGGCGCGCCGGCCGACTACGCGGTCTGGCGCACCGAGGAACTGGTGGTCCAGGCCCCGGACGACCGGGTGGCGCGCTGGTCGACGGATCCCAGGTCGGGAACGCCCGGGCTGCCCGACCTCAGCCCCGGTGGCGAGCTCCCGGTCTGCCTGCGCACCGTCGTCTTCGGACAAACTGTCTACGTACGACCGAACGAGTGA
- the fxsA gene encoding FxsA family membrane protein: MTTGTPPPTARKRSRARTFVPLAIAAWAVLEIWLLTVVADVAGGFTVLLLLAAGVVLGAVVMKRAGRRAFRNLTETLQQMPGQPGAGGSSPAPASTRGNGFLMLAGLLIMIPGMISDVAGLLLLVPPVRSALSRYAERSLERRMRAAGPGSLSDAFQQARMHRPDGKVVQGEVIREDPSRPDDTPRPPLTP, encoded by the coding sequence ATGACGACCGGCACACCGCCCCCGACCGCCCGCAAGCGCTCGCGCGCCCGGACCTTCGTACCTCTCGCCATCGCCGCCTGGGCGGTGCTGGAGATCTGGCTGCTCACCGTGGTGGCGGACGTGGCGGGCGGGTTCACCGTGCTGCTGCTCCTGGCCGCGGGGGTCGTCCTCGGGGCCGTGGTGATGAAGCGGGCCGGCCGCCGAGCCTTCCGCAACCTCACCGAGACGCTCCAGCAGATGCCGGGACAGCCGGGGGCCGGCGGTTCGTCACCCGCCCCCGCGAGCACCCGGGGCAACGGCTTCCTGATGCTGGCCGGGCTCCTGATCATGATTCCGGGGATGATCTCGGACGTGGCCGGCCTGCTGCTTCTGGTGCCGCCGGTCCGGTCGGCGCTCAGCAGGTACGCGGAGCGCTCACTGGAACGGCGGATGAGGGCGGCCGGTCCCGGCAGCCTCTCGGACGCCTTCCAGCAGGCCCGTATGCACCGCCCGGACGGAAAGGTCGTCCAGGGCGAGGTGATCCGGGAGGACCCCTCCCGTCCCGACGACACCCCGCGCCCGCCGCTGACGCCGTAA